The genomic stretch TGACAGATTGTACAGAGCTTGGCAgttgttttttttttacaaactTGATAGTTGTATTAAAACAACCCGGCAGCTATATCTGATAGATTTGTAATTGGTTAAAAACTGTCTGATAGCTATTTTTAAACAATTGAGTAGTTATTTCTAAATGATTTGGTATTTGTTTAGAAAAACCAGATGGATGCTCTAAAATAACTTGATAGTTGTTGCTAAATAATGTGGTGGATTACACTTAAAAAGATAAAATGTGTCAGCTATTGCTAAATAACTTGATATGTATTATAAATAATCTGGAAACTgtatttgtttgttttgaaaaacCTGGTAGCTATTTAAAATAACTTGATGACTGTTCATGATTATTATGGCAGCTATTGCTAAATAACCTGATAGGTATTAATAAATAATCTGGAATCTgtatttgtttgttttgaaaaacCCGGTAGCTATTTTAAAATAACCCGGTGGCTGTTCTTAAATATTATGGTAGCTATTGCTAATACCAAGTAATATGGTAACGGTGTCCTAGAGACCGTTAGTCGTTTTGGTGAATAATGTAGCTATTACTAAATAACCAGGTAATTACTGCTAAATAATACGATAGACTTTTCTACGCCGACTGGTAGTAAAATTCAAAAACCTGCATTTAAACAAGAATGGTCAGTACGATTTGCGTAAAATAATAGGCATGAACATACGAACAATGTTTAAAAAGCTAATAAGTTTAAAAATCTAATAACAAATGGTGGCAGTGTAGTGCTAGTACTACAATCCTACTACAGTCGCATGCACAATATTGGGTTTGGGCAGGCTGATGGGACATGTCAGCTGATGGTTGCATGCGAGCAGTTTTCGCGTCTGCGTGTGCAGTCGTTCAGGTCAGGGGATAGGCTACATGCGTGTTCGGGACAGATGACAGTGCTGCATGCGTGTTCGGGTCAGCGGACAGCGCTGCATGCGCCGATGCGCGCTCATACAGGGGGCGGCGCCGCATATTTACTAATCCGTGCGGCGGTAGCCCTTCCGTGTGGGAAAATATAAAGGGAGGCGCCGCACGGTTGCTCGGGCGTGCGGCGGCACATCAAGATTTGCGTCGCGCCCTTAAGGCGCTGTGTCGCGCACATCTCCACTTGCGCACGTCACCGGGCCTACATAGGCAGTTTCCTATCTTCGTGTCTGGACTTGGACAGAGCTAGACCGAGTCAAATGTTATTTACAGTGATATGACTTTAATACATTTCTTTGCAAAGCTACAAAGACTTCATGTGTTAGGTACTAGTTGCATCGAGCAGAACACTAAAAAAAAAAGGTACAGTAGTATGCTGCCAAACTGATGCCGTAAAAGAGTCATGCATGGCTTCTGTGTATAGGGCCTATGAACAATGGGCaatatttttttgtttcttttgacAACCTTCTCTGTTGGACCATGTGAGGACCTAGATAAAGCTTTTCAACAGTAAAATTTACCTTAGTAAGTACAACAAATGTTTTGAATGATAATAAAAATGTTTATATAATTGACGGTGGAATTTAAAAGCCACAAATTATATTTAAAATATGTAATTGCTATTTGGTAAATAATTTGGTAATCGCGTTCAAAAATCCGGTAATAATATTAAATTACTTGGTAGCTATCATTAAATAATCATTGTCAAAAACCCGGTAATTGTAATAAAATAATCTAGGAGTTATTGCTAGTTGATTTAAAAACCTGATAATTACATTAGAATAACTTGTTAGCCATTGGTAAATAACTTGGCAGCCGCTTTCAAATAGCATGTATTAATATTAAATAATTTGGCAGCTATCAGTATATAATTTGGTAGTCACGGTTGAAAATCTAGTAGTTGTAGAAAAATAATCAAAAATTATTGTTAAATATCTTGGTAGTCGCTTTCGGAACCCAATAATTATACGAAATTATCCTGGTAGCTATTAATAATTTACTTGGCAGTGGCTTTCAAAAATCCTGTAGCAGCTAAATATATTCCTCTTATGGCTTGATTTGGATAACACGAGTTGCTGTCTAAAAATCCGAATAAACAACTTTCTAGCCATATTATTATCTTAGAGAATTTTATAGAGAATCTTTGCATCGTAAAACATGCATAGAGGCGCTGTTATGAACAGTGAGAATCGCATGGAGGACATGCATGTGATGCCAGCTTCCACTGAGTTTTTATTTACAATAGTAGTATTTGCCTGTTTTCATGTGTAGTGTAGCTTGATAACGCTAGCACCTAGTGGGCCTACGATTTGTTGTCTTGGCTTGCCAACGTGTGCAGCTTTTTCGCAGAAAGACACCGTCTATGTGGTCACCGAATCAGTGAAACAGCAGGCACAGAAACATTTTTCGATATGGAGTATAGCCGCCGCACAGATCGAGCTGcgtgcggcgccgccgcgtagCACGGTCCGTGCTACCCGGCGGCGCCGCACGGGAGCATGATCTGTGCGGCGGATTTGGCGGCCCCACCACGTGGACCGAAAGCAAAAGTTATTTTTTCTGTTGAGCGCGTTCAGTGTCCCAGCAGGATGTCAGCTAGCACATGCACCTTCTACCCCGCTAGTCAACATCAAGTCATCAACCATGCGCAATAAATATCAAAAAACAGAAATCTTGCATGTTGTTATAGCGTCATAAAATCAGCACGACCTCTCCTGCTTGCAAATTTCTTTTCACAGGCTAAGATTTTAGGTgcaattttcacaaaaaacttcAAAACAAAATCTATTCTTTTACTTTAAGGCAGCTACCATTTTATATGATAATTTTCAGATTATTTTGGGAGAAGCTATCAGATTTTTGAAACAAATTACtctccaaggttttcaaattatTTAGGAGCAGCTACCGGATTAATTTTCAATAACTACCAGGTTAGCAAAAGTACCACGGTACTTTATTTAACAACTACAAAAATGGGTGAAAATTATACTATTACTAGCTAACAGATTATTTGTGCAATAACTACAAGATTAATTAGCAATAACTACTAGATTAGCAAATAATACCACGTTATTTAACACAACTACAAAAATTATACTCATTTTTGCAATACCTACAAGATTAGTTAGAAATAATTACTAGCTACCAGGTTATTTTGCAATACCTACAAGATTAGTTAGAAATAATTACCTGATTAATTGACAACAACTTTACGATGTTGGTTGTGACCAGGTCCCAAAAATGCCAGCTCAAAAAGCCAAAATTAGCTATCAGGTTACTTTGCAGTACCTACAAGATTAATTAGCAATAACAACCAAATTAATTGACAGCAACTATATACGGTGTTGGTTGTGACTAATAGATCCCAAAATTCCAGCTCGAAATGCCAAATTCAAAATTCCTATCTGCCAGATTTCCAATCCATAGTTGCAAAGTGGATTTTCTACTGAAAGATGCGATGAATCCTTTGTCATCCAAAAAGTTGGAGGCACTTGCAATTCAGGGGATACTCGCTAGATAGTTCACATGGAAAAAATCCAGTAAAATCTTCACTAATAAAACAACAGATCGAGCTGTAGGGAGAGAGAGGAAAACACTCAGGAAAAAAACATGCTGGTCGCCAGACTCATGGTGCATACGGCGATGCAGACGTGCAGGTCTCCGAgggcgggggcggccgaggcgcgcAGGGAGGCAAGCAGCGCCTACAACCtgcatcagcacagcctcctcggCATTGGCCTCTGTCCTGCCGCAAATCGGCAGCTAGCGACGGCGTGGACGAGCTCCCTTAGCCCGGAGACTGGGAGGGAGTGCCCCGAGCGCCATGACCTTGTGGAGCGCGGTGAGGGAGATGGAGGTGACGACTGTGTCGGCCTCCTCGGAGCGCACAACGTCGAGGAAGGGCTGCAGCGTGGCGGCCAAGAGCAAGGGCAAGGGAGCCGCGGCCGCGAGAAGACGAGGCTCGCCGGCGTCGTCCCCGTGCTAGGGACGGAAGCCCTCTCGACGCGCTCGTCGGCAGCAGCTTCATGGAACCCTCCCTGCGTCGGGCCTGCTCGAGCTCGACGGCGGTGCTGCTGTCCTGCTGCGTGCTCGTTGGCGGCAGCGTCGCTTAGGACGGAAACCCTCTTCTAGCGCTCGTCGGCGATGGAGCCCTCCATGCGCTGCGCCCCTCTCGAGCTTGATGGCGGCGGTGCTCTCCCTGTCGAATGCTCGTCAGCGACGCCGGCCTCGCGCTAGGGACAAAATCACACTCCACGCGCTGGTCGGCAGTGGCATGGCAGAGCTCTCCCCGCCGCGTgctcgtcggcggcgacgaccccGCGCTATGGACGGAAGCCCACTCTGCGTGCTGGTCGTCGGCGGGTCGGCAGAGCTCTCCCCGCGGCGTGCTCGTCGGCGGGTCGGCAGAGCTCTCCAGCCGCGTGCTCGTCGGCGGCGACAGCCCCGCGCTAGGGAAGGAAGCCCACTCCGCGCTTGTCGGCGACGGCTTGACGGAGCTCTCCCTTCCCGTGCTCGTCGGCGGAGATGACCCCGTGCTAGGGACGGAAGCCCACTCCACGctctcagcggcggcggcgcttggcggAGCCCTCGATGCGTCGCACCTGCTCCTTCTCTAGTTTGTCCGTGATGAGATGCAACTATCCTGTGGGGCTTTGACAGAGAAAAAAAATGGGTGAACCAGAGAAGCTAGCGAGGGGATAAGGAGGAAGTTGGGAGTCAACCCGATGCCTTTCGCGAATCCTAAGGCACCGCCGCACGCGCACCGAACCGTGCGGCGCTTCTTCCTATCTTTTTCCAACAAAGAAAGCGTCCGGCCCGTCTCAACCTGCAGCACAAagtaataaacaaaaaaaaaacatgtcgtTCGACGTGTCATCAATTACGTTGCCACCACCGGAAATGGCAGGATGACTTCCAATCTTCTAGGTAGCTGACGCTTTTACTCCTCACCCTATTGGATAGTAATTCCCGCTGTCCAGATATCTCCCATGAGGCCTTCTGCTATTCATTTAAGCGGCTTCTCATCTTCGGCAAGATTAGATTTGAATGCCATTCGTCAGTTGCCATCTTCAGTCGATCTCCTCTCCTTTCCACTCTATATATTCCTTTCTCCAATCCTCTGCCAttgagagcaattccaatagtatagccaactgttggctataacaagatgtcatattatttgtagtcatcatatagctaacatgtataatagttggctataagaatgtagtactttactaatatatgacccacctttcactctcacaaggcgcTCAGAGAGACGCGTCTGAAGTTatcgctattgcatagtagcctacctcccttctctctcctcttctctctcctccaactcatctaaaatatattatttaatgttttATAGTCAGCTgattggactctattgtacttgctctgatcCGTCAACAATACTACTTGGATTCTCTCGCTTTATCAAATCGACACTCTGGAGCCCGAGTGCTTTCTCATCGGCCTTCGAACCACAGTGCCATGCTGTCTCTACTCCTTTTTCTTTCCTTCTCTTCCCATGCACAATCGGGGTCCGGGGACCCGCAAGTGCGCGACGAGCGCGCGACTGCTCGCCGGAACATCTACCGCCAGCGGAAGCTGGGCTTCCACAACCTGCAATTCCGCCAGCTTCATCACTTGGTAGATCCACTACACACCGGTCATCTCGCCACCGTTTGGACATGCCTCCGGACCGCCGCTCCAGGATTTATGTGTTGCGCTGCTGGTCTGACGAGGATCCACCGAAGCGCGCAACAACGTCTTCTCTAGCACGACCTCGACGCATGATCCAGTCGATGCCGCTGACCGCCGCTCCAGGCTGGTGGCAAAACTAGGCCAAGTAGAATGACTGCTTCGTGGCTTCGAGCCACTCTTCATGCACAGAGGCTGCATCGCCATATACTACAGCACCGTCGGGGGAGGGGCCTCTTAGAAGCCGTCATGGAGAACCATGTGGTGATTGAGTGATTCCCCTTTGTATCTTCCCACTCTTATTTGTCATGAAGTTACTACCCATGTCATCTTCTAGGGGCACCATCAGTCATTGTGCTGAATTGTTTGCAGTCGATGGATGTCCCACATGCATGCAAACGCAAGGCATAGTGCATCTTTCTACTATTTGGCTTCTTCTATTTACTGAACATTTTCAGTCGGATTGCATCTATTGTCATATTTTTCCATCAAAATGATAGATCACAGAGATAAAGACCTTATTCTATCCAGCGTCTTAGAGATTTTGACCTATTTTGTCAGCTTTCCATATTCTGTGGATGATATATacccttagagcatgtctaacaggccccgtatattttcgccccttaaaacgcgagtagagggccctgtattcacttttcgccggccgaaaattCGTccaagctagcagaccccgtataacTAAATCGTAAAAGGAATATTCCCAAATATGCCAAAAAAAAattcatcttcttcatcctctccttcttcctcctccggcctGCGCCCAGGCCACTCTCGGCCCTGCCCGCCCGTCCCGGCCGGCCCCGCTCGTCGCGCGCTCGCCGCCggaccacggccgcgccgccgcccgccaaggccccgcccgcgcgccgcccgcgcgcgcgcccgccgccgcccggagCTCGCCCCGCGCCTCGCCGGCCCGGCCGCccgccccgcccgccgccgcccgccaaggccgcgcccgcgcccgcgccgcacCCGCCCCGCGCCCTGCCTACCTCGTGCTGCCGCCGCCCGCcacggcgcgcgcggcggccacGGCCGGCCACGCCGCGACCGGGCGCGCCGCTCccgcccgcggccgccgccggccccggCCGCGTGCTCCacgcgccggccgcgccgctcCGGCTGCCCGCACGCCGGCCGCGGCGCTCCCGCTCCGGAtgcccgccatggccgcgccggcTCCAATGGACGAGCGGTTGCTAGCTGAAATTTCAGCCCGCCAAAGGCGAGGGTTGGCCACCGTATTCCCCCTCCCGCCCCGCACAAGTAaggggcgacgacccgccccgtactcgaaaacagcaaaaatcgaAGCGGGGGCcgattttacggggtctgctagacgaccgggtagagctctaccccgtatatcggcggttattatacgggtttggcccttttaaggggtctgttagacctgctcttaaaCACAGCCGCATGCGTACCAAACATTTAACACAAACGCGTATGCTGTGGCTACATTCTCGAAAGAAGGCAACACAAAAATCATAAGATATGTTTTCATCAATAGTGTTAACAAATAACAGTCCTTTCGGTTCAATCTTTGCTCACTGGTGCAATGAGCCAATAACAGACAATTTTGTTGGGGCTTGCTAACTAAAAATCTTATATGTTCCTGGTCCTTAGTAGTAAATTACGTTCAGAAGCTAGCTTTTTTCTGTCTCATCATGTTTCAGGCAACCCAAAATTTCTTATTTATTTTGCCTCAAATAATTTGGTTAAGATTTTATCTAAGTATTTAGCAATATGTGCTATAAAATCACCGCAGCAAAGCGCGGGGTGTCACCTAGTTTTATTAATGTTTCATGTCCTCTACGTTTATTGCTAATTTTACCCAGAAAATTATGAGATAAGCATAATAAAAATAGTTCAATAACAAACAGTGTTGTAGTCGACATGCAAGCGGCACCGTGGGGAACATGCAGAAAGAACCATGAATTGGGCTTGTCCTCGGGGGAAATCTCCAGAAGCCAGGAGTTGGGGCTCGCCCTAGGGGAAAGTATATAGTGATACCATTTTTCACATGATACcccttctaagagcatctccagccgcgtctcccaaatcgTCCCCAAAacgcgtcggattgagcgtttggggacgtgttttgttcgtgacgcatttgggggacgttgctccccagccgcgtcccccaaacgtctcgcccaaatgaatattggtgcacgaaaataaaggttttcattcaattttgattatatattacaaagtttgaatgaaaacggctagctttcatctaaacctagcctactgaccgcccggcggtgcgttcgacggccccgccccggcgCCGCCTGCCCTCCGCCCCGGCCtcttgctgcgcgcgccgcctctccgtgcgtagggcggtggccagccgccgctgctccagcaccgcgtcgacgtccgccctcccctgctgcaccgcctggagggagagctcgccggcgcgacgaatctgcgcctcttcgcgggcacggacgtcgtcctggagcttcttctccgactcgaacgaCTCGACGAGCGAGCGCTCaaaatcggccgtctcgtccgggtgtggcccgtcgtcgtcggaccactcgaactcgtcgtcgtcgtcgtcgtcctcctccacctcggtctcctcctcctccgcctcagcctcctcctcctccacatcagttggcgcctccatcatcgccgcggccaacgcgtcggcctccgccgccaactcatCCGCCCGCCTcgcccaggccgcctccgttgccgccagcgccgccccccgctgctgacgctcctccgccgccggccatctgcgcggcgctcgatcgagtcccgccgccggcgctcgatcgactcccgccgttcacggtacagtGTCTCCCGCTCCTCCTGCTGGCGGCGGAgctcatcagcccaccgctgctccatctcctccgtctggcgccgtcgcgcctcttctgccgtcgaggcgtcgaacactGCATTGGTGTCCACCGTCGCCTGctcgtgccacgctgctgccgccgcggcctcgtcagctgcggggcaggggcgtagaacgccgctagatccaccgcgtgcgccgcctcacgccgctggcgggcctcctcctcgagtaacTCCCGCCGCTGCTCATCCCGGGCGGCGGGGTCAATGTCGACCTGCGAATCCGGgactggaagtggaggagacggcggtggagggaactagccagcgccggggcggttcgccattgccactggtggtggaggagacggcggtggagcgacgagggctgtgtttgttgccggcggctgtggtggctaccaATTACGCCGGGAGGccatttatagacgccggcgtcgggaagaaagcgcgggaagaggcgagaagaggcgggaagatcgcgtggGAACGGGCGGTGCCGTGTGAACGCCAGCGAcgtgtggaggctgcgcagcaccgacgggacgtctcgcctgcccctccgtcgccattaaggcaaagatgccgttgCGCGATtaacttccgccgcgaggtaggcgatgattaggtccaaacttgaatgagtcgctgacgggtcagccccgccactccccgcctcgcttttcgttgtgtccggcgtgcccggagcgtcccctgtgggacggggacgggctcggggcgccggacaccgtatcgggccgcgccggacaaaaatgagttttgggggacgcggctggaacggattttttgtccggcgcgccccaaattgctttgggggacgcgactggagatgctctaaaatttaaatttgcaattgtttattatttttgaaaataaataTGTTAATGCTCATAAGATATCCTAAGAATATCTAGGCTATTATAATCAATTTCGAGATACACAAAAAAAGTAAAAAGAAAAATGTAGCATGAATAGTGTGACAGAAAGACACAATCACAAATGCCACTATTTACatatcaattttctattttgtttctctatgtattttgatttttttatgaatttttttagGAATCTAAAGACACATCTTGTGAAATCTCATAATTTTTATGTGCGCACAATGTTTCGCTGAAAATCAAGATTTTTGTGCCCActgtaaaaagataaaaaaatgtctCGAGAAATACCTTATTTTAGCACCAAGATTTGTCCTTTTTACATAGGCATCACAAAAAAAAGGTTTTTGTTGAAactactttgtgagcatgtaggaTGTGGAGATGTACACGCAACAagctattttgaatttttttgatacTCTCAAATATGTTTAAAATGCATACAAAAAAGAGAGCATATGCACAGCAGCACATGGAAGCCAAAACACCACGTTCATTCAAGAGCAAATATAAACActactctctctgtttttatatataagagcatctccccgGTGATCCCAAAAAGGTGTCAGTAGCAGCGCCAGAACGTCGCTAtggggtgcgccggcagtaactccGTTGATGTAGGGGACCCCGTCTCACGCCGGTGATCTCAATAGGCCGGCCCCCAAAAAATTTCTTTATTTTTATCAAGTTATACAATATTTTGCATGGTTCAAAAAACAATTTAAACAATATTAAAATGTTGTACACATAAATAGTTTCACACAACAATCAAGACAtacaaattaaattattcatacaagaattcAAATTAGTTACAATTCAACTTGTTGAAGAATCATGTGGCGTTTCCTCTCCTTTCCACGTTTGATTGGTGTGGAGCACAAATATTTTATTGGtaaattagttttattatttcAACTATTTGATTACTTAAAGTTTGTATTCTAAGATATTTGCTCCAATTCAAGCATGTAAAGCTTAAAAAAAAATCATCTTGCATATGTTAAGTGTTACTCTGATTCATTGTGTTCTGGACATGTCCACAGGTATCCGAACAAATAGGATCACACACTTAATGGTTTAGCGACATTTAGGAACATGAGTTCTATATGAAGGTAAGAGATATGGCTTCCAAGAGTGTCACAGATGGTCTCGAAATGGTTATGAGAGGTCCTAGATGATCCCAGGAGTGTTCGAAATGGTCCCAGGAGTGTCCGGAATCGTTTCATGCATATATGGAAGGCTTTGGATGGACCAAAAGCATTCAGAATATTGTGGAAGGTTTTTGGAAGTGTCCGGGATTACCCGGGTTGTCTTAGGAAGTccagagggttccataataggtgtattcACGTTTCCTTGAGAGACAAGAAGTTTCCCTCCAAGGCAAATTATGATTTTGGGAAAAGAGAGTTGTATTTCTAGTAGGTTTCAACTGACGGAAATCTACCGGAACTCACTCAAACTTGGAGGCAGGTTTGGACGACCCAATGAGCTTGTCCACCTATTTAAATGACCAAGGGGTGCCCCAAAGGCACCACATGACGCATCACTAGTCTCCCCAAGCCGCAACATCACCGCTGCCTCGAAACCCTAGTCGTTGTCGCGCACCCTAGTTGCACCGCCATCCGACATACCGTCGATGTCGTCCTCGTGTCATCATCAACACCATGATGCTAACCTCGACCTAGACCCTAGGGCCAGCATGCCTTGGGTCCTCATTCTCTTGGACGCGGAAGTGTTGCTGGATCTCTACCCGTTGTCTAGATCCAGTCTAGGCGGTGATTGCGTAATCGCTTCCGACTCTTGATCAACTCATTCGACGGTGTGCTTGATCACAATTCGACAAAGTGAAGCTTCTCCCGTACATGTGGATACCGAGGCGGTGCTGCATGTGCGACACTTAAATCATGGAGTTGTTCGCGGGATAATACATCTCCTCGCGACTAGACGAAGTCTACTTGCGGGGATCGACTCAGTCTTCATCAACCTCGTCAACGACAACTTCTGTTAGTTCGATCTACGAGGGTAGGATATGTTACCTCTCCTCGCGTATGAGTTTAATGCGTCTTTTTTTTCTATGCacgttcctcaacagatttgcggCACCGTAGGTGGGTGGGGAGAGACCAGGAGCTCACATCTTCGTCGATCCCCTCCTCAAATACATGGAGATGGCCAAAATGTTGCTTGGTGGCCCGTGAAGGCACTAGTTGTGGCAGAAGCTAGGTGGCCAATAGGGTTGTCGTTGTGCAAGAGAGGGGGAAGATGACGGCTAGGCTATCAAGAAGGTTGTCGTCGTGCAAGAGAGGGGGAAGATGACGAGACCAAGAGGCTAGGCCTTGTCATGGTGTCCAACATCAAATTTGAAGGTGGCATGAAACAGTACTAGACATGAGAGAGAGGCGACCGTGAGGCGGTACCGCTAAAACCAATGTAGGGTTTGATACCCCTCGGCAGCGACATCGCCGATATGCCCTACCTTCGATGGCCTTGCAGCCATAGAGGTGCGGCAGACCATGGCGTCACTAGTATGAAGGTTTCTGCTCTTTGTTTAGGTTATTTTTGGTGCCTTCTAGAGAATGGCGAGGCGCCAACTACATTTTATGAAAAAACGGTTTCATTCATAAGATCATACTCAAGGGAAATATATTCAGCGCAGTAAAGAGAAATTCTCTTCCATACAATTTAAGTAGACATAGTAATCTCAATCCAGGATTCATATTCCTACAATTTCTTAGCCTACGAATAAAAGGAGCCGTAAATATTACTCGCTAACTGGTGGCAGTAGCAATACATCATACATCGACAAAACATAGTAATTTTGCTCCGTGGCACACTGGCACATCAACTAATTCAGGCGCATCAAGCCTATATTCGATAAGTCAGATACTAGTAGGATTGGCCGATGAATGAACTACGTGATGGTGATATAGGCTGTAACAAGGATAGTAGCATCGTCGTCTGGGTGAACAGTCTTGGGCACGACGAACTGCGGCAAGTCGTTCGGAAGCCCATCTGTGAGATCGACGAAAGGTACGTTGAATTCAGATTCTTGGTAATGGCGTGCGGCCCAGTAGCGGAGCTCGAGCTCCACCGTCTTGGTTACCGGCACCGCTGCTGCACATGACTCAACGGCAACGGGCCGAGGATGTATGCAGGCCGCGGTGATCGAGCGGCCGAACGGCTGCCTCGCCACGTTCAGCAGGAGCAGGTGCTGCTGGTTGCCGCCGTCAGGGACGGCCGTGGCGACGACCTTGAAGCCGTCACGAAGGACGATGTCGAAGCTCTTCCCAGCGCGCTCCTCGGTGGTGAGCGGCCACCCGTGCACGTGAAGTGGTCCAGGAAGCTCCGCCATTGCGGCGACGAAGACACAGCCGCGCACGGGGCAGCGCGTGCCCGGCGCGTGGGTGCAGGCCATCCGGTGCGCTTGCAGGTCGTAGTAGGCCGGCGTGGCGTCGCAGCCGTGGGCCGCGTTGGGGCACGCCACGCGGAGAGACTCCACCAAGCCCTCTGTGAAGCTGCACCGGCGGTAGCTAGGGTCGCGGCACAGGATGCAAGGCCGCCCCGTTCCTCTGCCGAGCAGCTCGTCCCGGCACGCCGAGCGCACCGAGTCCCACTGCAAGTGCAAGGATATACTGTAAAATCAAAGTGCTACCCACGGCTGAGAGAGAGAGACTACCTAGATTGGCTGCTTGAGTGGAAGGAAAAAGTCCAAACAAA from Lolium rigidum isolate FL_2022 chromosome 4, APGP_CSIRO_Lrig_0.1, whole genome shotgun sequence encodes the following:
- the LOC124646711 gene encoding uncharacterized protein LOC124646711 — protein: MTISGIRSSGFYLSFAYNFRWDSVRSACRDELLGRGTGRPCILCRDPSYRRCSFTEGLVESLRVACPNAAHGCDATPAYYDLQAHRMACTHAPGTRCPVRGCVFVAAMAELPGPLHVHGWPLTTEERAGKSFDIVLRDGFKVVATAVPDGGNQQHLLLLNVARQPFGRSITAACIHPRPVAVESCAAAVPVTKTVELELRYWAARHYQESEFNVPFVDLTDGLPNDLPQFVVPKTVHPDDDATILVTAYITIT